One window of the Salvelinus sp. IW2-2015 linkage group LG10, ASM291031v2, whole genome shotgun sequence genome contains the following:
- the LOC111969491 gene encoding vitamin D 25-hydroxylase: protein MVLNQLSSLVSEVSHGQAFLGLCSLLISLIVLLLIRQLVKQRRPRGFPPGPSPIPVIGNIMSLATEPHVFMKKQSEIHGQIFSLDLGGYSAVVLNGYDAIRECLYHQGDVFSDRPSLPLFMKMTKMGGLLNAKFGNGWMEHRQLASNSFRYFGSFQKPLDQKILEECMFFVDAIDEHKGKPFNPKHLVTNAVSNITNLIIFGERFTYDNCDFQHMIEIFSENVELAVSGWAFLYNAFPWIEYLPFGKHQKLFRNAAKVYNFLEQIIRRFSEGRVCNFPRHYIDDYLNKLDKSAGDLGTPYSRENLIYSVGELIIAGTETTTNTLRWAMLYMALYPNIQEKVHKEMDSVLGSEKSPSLADKKRMPYVEAVLHEVLRFCNIVPLGIFRATTQDTLVSGYNIPKGTMVITNLYSVHFDEKYWCDPGTFSPHRFLDSNGNFVRREAFLPFSLGKRHCLGEHLARMEMFLFFTTMLQRFHLQFPPGTVPSLTPKLGMTLQPLPYSICAVRRQQ, encoded by the exons ATGGTATTAAATCAGTTATCATCTCTAGTCTCAGAAGTGTCACATGGACAGGCTTTCTTAGGTCTGTGTAGTTTACTTATTTCCCTGATTGTTCTTTTGCTGATCCGACAGCTTGTGAAGCAGAGGAGACCCCGAGGATTCCCTCCTGGACCGTCACCTATTCCTGTCATAGGGAACATTATGTCTCTAGCAACAGAACCGCACGTCTTTATGAAGAAACAGAGTGAAATCCATGGGCAG ATTTTCAGTCTTGATTTGGGAGGCTACTCAGCAGTGGTTCTGAATGGATATGATGCCATCAGAGAATGCCTGTACCACCAGGGTGATGTCTTTTCTGACCGGCCATCGCTGCCTTTATTTATGAAAATGACCAAAATGGGAG GACTTCTGAATGCTAAATTTGGCAACGGATGGATGGAACATCGTCAACTGGCCAGCAACTCCTTTCGTTACTTTGGCAGTTTTCAAAAGCCCCTCGACCAGAAGATCTTGGAAGAGTGCATGTTTTTTGTGGATGCCATCGACGAACACAAAGGGAAACCCTTTAACCCAAAGCACCTGGTGACCAATGCTGTGTCCAACATCACCAACCTCATCATCTTCGGCGAGCGTTTCACGTACGACAACTGTGACTTCCAGCACATGATCGAGATCTTCAGTGAGAATGTGGAGCTGGCCGTCAGTGGCTGGGCCTTCCTTTACAACGCCTTCCCATGGATCGAGTACCTCCCCTTCGGAAAGCACCAGAAGCTGTTCCGCAACGCAGCCAAGGTCTATAACTTCCTGGAGCAGATCATCAGGCGCTTCTCGGAGGGCAGAGTGTGCAACTTCCCGCGCCACTACATCGATGACTACCTGAACAAGTTGGACAAGAGTGCTGGCGACTTGGGCACCCCGTATTCCAGGGAGAACCTAATCTACTCTGTGGGCGAGCTCATCATCGCAGGCACGGAGACCACCACCAACACCCTACGCTGGGCTATGCTCTACATGGCCCTCTATCCCAACATTCAAG AGAAGGTGCATAAGGAGATGGACAGTGTGCTGGGAAGTGAGAAGTCCCCCTCGCTGGCAGACAAAAAGAGGATGCCCTATGTGGAAGCGGTGCTACATGAGGTCCTGCGCTTCTGTAACATTGTGCCCCTGGGCATCTTCCGCGCCACCACTCAGGACACACTGGTGAGCGGCTACAACATCCCCAAAGGCACCATGGTCATCACCAACCTGTACTCTGTGCACTTTGATGAGAAGTACTGGTGCGACCCTGGAACCTTCTCACCACATCGCTTCCTGGACAGCAATGGAAACTTTGTCCGACGGGAAGCATTCTTACCCTTCTCTCTGG GGAAGCGTCACTGTTTGGGCGAGCATCTGGCCAGGATGGAGATGTTCCTGTTCTTCACCACCATGCTGCAGCGCTTCCACCTGCAGTTCCCCCCCGGCACAGTGCCAAGCCTCACCCCCAAACTGGGCATGACCCTGCAGCCGCTGCCTTACTCCATCTGCGCCGTCCGCAGGCAGCAGTGA